One stretch of Zhihengliuella flava DNA includes these proteins:
- the pstB gene encoding phosphate ABC transporter ATP-binding protein PstB produces MSKRIDAIDLNVYYGKFRAVEDVNINIDPKSVTAFIGPSGCGKTTFLRTLNRMHEVLPGAHVDGKLLLDGDDIYGPGVDPVSVRSMVGMVFQRPNPFPTMSIRENVLAGLKLNGKRISKGDADAVVEKSLRGANLWKEVKDRLDKPGSGLSGGQQQRLCIARTIAVEPEVILMDEPCSALDPISTLAVEDLIAELKEQYTVVIVTHNMQQAARVSDKTAFFNIAGTGKPGKLIEYAETSQIFNNPQEKATEDYVSGRFG; encoded by the coding sequence ATGTCTAAGCGTATTGACGCCATTGACCTCAACGTCTACTACGGCAAGTTCCGTGCCGTTGAAGACGTCAACATCAACATTGACCCCAAGTCCGTCACCGCGTTCATCGGCCCGTCCGGCTGCGGCAAGACGACCTTCCTGCGCACCCTGAACCGGATGCACGAGGTCCTGCCCGGTGCCCACGTGGACGGCAAGCTGCTGCTCGACGGCGACGACATTTACGGCCCTGGAGTGGACCCGGTGAGCGTGCGTTCCATGGTGGGCATGGTCTTCCAGCGCCCCAACCCGTTCCCCACGATGTCCATCCGGGAGAACGTGTTGGCCGGCCTGAAGCTCAATGGCAAGCGGATCTCCAAGGGCGATGCCGACGCCGTCGTGGAGAAGTCCCTGCGCGGCGCCAACCTGTGGAAAGAGGTCAAGGATCGGCTGGATAAGCCGGGCTCCGGCCTCTCCGGCGGCCAGCAGCAGCGCCTCTGCATCGCCCGGACGATCGCGGTGGAGCCCGAGGTCATCCTGATGGATGAGCCGTGTTCGGCGCTGGATCCGATCTCCACGCTGGCCGTGGAGGACCTGATCGCCGAGCTCAAGGAGCAGTACACGGTGGTCATCGTCACCCACAACATGCAGCAGGCGGCCCGCGTCTCGGACAAGACGGCGTTCTTCAACATCGCCGGCACCGGCAAGCCGGGCAAGCTGATCGAGTACGCCGAAACCTCGCAGATCTTCAACAATCCGCAGGAGAAGGCCACGGAGGATTACGTCTCCGGCCGCTTTGGATAG
- the pstC gene encoding phosphate ABC transporter permease subunit PstC, whose protein sequence is MTTTTSQSSLHDPKAAGGRAGDKIFSGTALTAGIIILAILAFVALYLVIESLPALTAGEGELSHGKTSFWSYVGPMVVGTILASGVALLIATPVAVGVALFISHYAPKKLSQPIGYVIDLLAAIPSVVYGAWGMTFLGPLLVPLYEWLHEYAGWIPIFGGEPSQTGRTLFTASVVLAVMVLPIITSLCREIFVQTPKLHEEAALALGATRWEMVKMAVFPFARAGIVSAVMLGLGRALGETMAVALVLSPGALQASLISAGNQTIPAEIALNFPEAFGMRQNELIAAGLVLFVITLVVNMIARWIVSRHKEFSGAN, encoded by the coding sequence GTGACTACAACCACCTCGCAGTCCTCGCTGCATGATCCCAAAGCGGCGGGTGGCCGCGCCGGAGACAAGATCTTCTCCGGCACAGCGCTCACCGCGGGCATCATCATCTTGGCCATTCTGGCCTTCGTCGCGCTGTACCTCGTCATCGAATCCCTCCCCGCGCTGACCGCGGGCGAAGGCGAGCTCTCCCACGGCAAGACGAGCTTCTGGTCCTACGTCGGCCCCATGGTGGTCGGCACTATCCTCGCTTCCGGCGTCGCCCTCCTGATCGCTACTCCCGTGGCCGTCGGCGTCGCCCTCTTCATCTCCCACTACGCGCCGAAGAAGCTGAGCCAGCCCATCGGCTACGTCATCGACCTCCTCGCCGCCATCCCCTCCGTGGTCTACGGCGCTTGGGGCATGACCTTCCTCGGCCCGCTGCTGGTGCCGCTCTATGAGTGGCTGCACGAGTACGCCGGGTGGATCCCGATCTTCGGCGGTGAGCCCTCCCAGACGGGCCGAACCCTCTTTACGGCTTCCGTAGTGCTGGCCGTCATGGTGCTGCCGATCATCACCAGCCTGTGCCGCGAGATCTTCGTGCAAACCCCGAAGCTGCATGAGGAGGCCGCCCTGGCCCTGGGCGCCACCCGCTGGGAGATGGTCAAGATGGCCGTCTTCCCCTTCGCCCGCGCCGGCATCGTTTCCGCCGTCATGCTGGGCCTTGGGCGCGCGTTGGGTGAAACCATGGCCGTGGCCCTGGTGCTCTCCCCGGGCGCACTGCAGGCCAGCCTCATCTCCGCGGGTAACCAGACGATCCCCGCCGAAATCGCCCTCAACTTCCCGGAGGCCTTCGGCATGCGCCAGAACGAGCTGATTGCGGCCGGCCTGGTCCTGTTCGTCATCACCCTGGTGGTCAACATGATCGCCCGCTGGATCGTCAGCCGCCACAAGGAATTCTCGGGAGCGAACTAA
- a CDS encoding DUF421 domain-containing protein produces MSGLLGITWLEAGAVALATVGMYVALIVLVRLLGQRMLSSMSSYDLAAVIAFGGIIARASLGDAPRLGGGVVALVTLVALQALSGLVRRTRWGFALIVNRPVLIMAGPEVIEAHLRRCHITRRELNSRLRQSGISHPSQVGAVVFEASGALSVIRAGQPIDPELFETVIGGEALLGSAARD; encoded by the coding sequence GTGTCCGGATTGCTCGGGATCACCTGGTTGGAGGCCGGCGCCGTCGCGCTGGCCACCGTCGGAATGTACGTGGCGTTGATCGTGCTGGTTCGGTTACTCGGCCAGCGCATGCTCTCGTCGATGTCCAGCTATGATCTGGCCGCCGTGATCGCCTTCGGCGGCATTATTGCCCGCGCCTCGCTCGGCGATGCGCCCCGGCTGGGCGGGGGCGTCGTCGCCCTCGTGACCCTGGTGGCGCTCCAAGCGCTCTCCGGCCTCGTGCGGCGCACCCGTTGGGGGTTCGCGCTGATTGTGAATCGCCCCGTCCTCATCATGGCTGGGCCCGAGGTCATCGAGGCGCACCTGCGCCGCTGCCACATCACGCGGCGCGAGCTGAACTCCCGCCTGCGGCAGTCCGGGATCTCCCACCCTTCTCAAGTCGGCGCCGTGGTGTTTGAGGCCTCCGGGGCGCTGAGTGTGATTCGCGCCGGTCAGCCGATTGACCCCGAGCTCTTCGAGACCGTCATCGGGGGCGAGGCGCTGCTCGGGTCCGCCGCGCGCGACTAA
- a CDS encoding DUF47 domain-containing protein yields the protein MKFSLFPQETRSLELLGELCTTIQDCVQALSEILGVLSSDNEAQLAVLDRADLHALDTHYALLTQLRTSYVTPVPREDLYTFSRLLHDTVGELRSVGDLMTSTDLKWISHRAAEQLELMGRQASLTTTALGSLDRLDDLEDTWLQLMRLNKRVGRTHHAWVGETAELQRSSTIIRHRAVADQMLAAASRLHAVADHLGRVLVKES from the coding sequence GTGAAATTCAGCCTCTTCCCGCAGGAGACCCGCAGCCTCGAGCTGCTGGGCGAGCTGTGCACCACTATTCAGGACTGCGTGCAGGCGCTGTCAGAGATCCTCGGCGTCTTGTCCTCTGACAACGAGGCCCAGCTCGCCGTGTTGGACCGGGCGGATCTCCACGCACTCGATACCCACTATGCGCTCCTGACCCAGCTGCGCACCAGCTACGTCACGCCGGTCCCCCGCGAGGACCTCTACACCTTCTCCCGCCTGCTCCATGACACGGTCGGCGAGCTGCGCAGCGTGGGCGATCTGATGACCAGCACGGACCTGAAGTGGATCTCCCACCGCGCCGCCGAGCAGCTGGAGCTGATGGGCCGGCAGGCCTCCCTGACCACCACGGCGCTGGGCAGCCTGGACCGGCTCGATGACCTCGAAGACACGTGGCTGCAGCTGATGCGACTCAACAAGCGCGTCGGGCGCACCCACCATGCGTGGGTGGGCGAAACCGCCGAGCTGCAGCGCTCCTCCACGATCATCCGGCATCGCGCCGTCGCGGACCAGATGCTCGCCGCGGCGTCTCGCCTCCACGCTGTCGCCGACCACCTCGGACGCGTCCTCGTCAAAGAGTCCTGA
- the pstA gene encoding phosphate ABC transporter permease PstA — MTNTDLENKGRSKLTAGQKPTWTWIACLAGAAVVAAAIMTVIGFNVAGWVITTAIGYVLAMYVTTRVIENGRKATDGLWTNLVVAAFLIALLPLVSVIWTVLSIGLPGLVEQGFLASDMLGITGAVDQQTAAEGTNVLGGVKHALIGSLLITLGATVISVPIGLLTSIYLVEYSRGGAFARAITFFVDVMTGIPSIVAGLFAAGLMMTLVGPGDNVMGFSAVIALSVLMIPVVVRSTEEMLRVVPNELREASYALGVRKWRTILKVVIPTAISGIASGVTLAIARVIGETAPILVTAGVAIQTNWNLFKDWMMSLPVYIYRQMMFPTAPAAPDPSEQRAWGAALLLIIIVMLLNLLARVIAKVFAPKKTGR, encoded by the coding sequence ATGACGAATACCGACCTCGAGAACAAGGGCCGTTCCAAGCTCACCGCAGGCCAGAAGCCCACGTGGACCTGGATCGCGTGCCTCGCTGGCGCCGCCGTCGTGGCCGCTGCCATCATGACCGTCATCGGCTTCAACGTCGCCGGCTGGGTCATCACCACCGCCATTGGCTACGTGCTGGCGATGTATGTGACCACCCGCGTCATCGAAAACGGGCGCAAGGCTACCGACGGCCTGTGGACCAACTTGGTGGTGGCCGCCTTCCTGATCGCCCTCCTGCCCCTGGTCTCCGTGATTTGGACCGTGCTCTCGATCGGCCTGCCGGGTCTCGTCGAGCAGGGCTTCCTCGCCTCGGACATGCTCGGCATCACCGGCGCCGTTGACCAGCAGACGGCGGCGGAGGGCACCAACGTCCTCGGCGGCGTGAAGCACGCGCTCATCGGCTCGCTGCTCATCACCCTCGGCGCCACCGTCATTTCGGTGCCGATCGGTCTGCTGACCTCGATCTACCTCGTGGAGTACAGCCGCGGCGGAGCGTTCGCCCGCGCCATCACGTTCTTTGTGGACGTGATGACGGGCATCCCGTCCATCGTCGCAGGCCTCTTCGCCGCCGGCCTCATGATGACCCTGGTGGGCCCCGGCGACAACGTGATGGGCTTCTCCGCGGTCATCGCGCTGTCCGTGTTGATGATTCCCGTGGTGGTCCGCTCCACCGAGGAAATGCTGCGTGTGGTGCCGAACGAGCTCCGCGAAGCGTCCTACGCTCTGGGCGTGCGCAAGTGGCGCACCATCCTCAAGGTGGTGATTCCGACGGCGATCTCCGGCATTGCCTCCGGCGTCACCTTGGCCATCGCCCGCGTGATCGGCGAGACCGCGCCGATCCTTGTCACCGCAGGCGTGGCGATCCAGACCAACTGGAACCTCTTCAAGGACTGGATGATGTCCCTGCCGGTCTACATTTACCGGCAGATGATGTTCCCGACCGCCCCGGCCGCTCCGGATCCCTCGGAGCAGCGCGCGTGGGGCGCGGCACTCCTGCTGATCATCATCGTCATGCTCCTCAACCTGCTGGCCCGCGTTATCGCCAAGGTCTTCGCCCCGAAGAAGACCGGCCGCTGA
- a CDS encoding inorganic phosphate transporter, whose protein sequence is MLTLLFGVVILLACAFTFLNGFRDAANSIAGAVRTGALRPKIAVISAALFSALGTLLTSSFSLALLDFANFNYHSPAEGLGTLAAALIAAGVWLVWCWSRGIPHSSTHALFAALAGALLGSAMIHPHDALGVPLILLGGVLIPIVLTPALAFGASFLLTIPATWLVRHSTSARVTTMSRAGQSIMSMAVALGNGLQDGQRNAAVMTLAAVMYTSGTAAEATIPFWAPLAAAMCMGLGALGGGWRIAHTIGYRMVRFDPLRGAVAQGVSATMLFAGSLVLHLPLSTTQAVTSAVVGAGANQRFESVHWGRIGRLLGYWVVGPALCAVGGWVLYLALHPLTG, encoded by the coding sequence ATGCTGACCCTGCTCTTCGGCGTCGTGATCCTGCTGGCGTGCGCCTTCACGTTCCTCAACGGGTTTCGCGACGCCGCCAATTCCATTGCCGGGGCCGTGCGGACCGGCGCGCTGCGCCCCAAGATTGCGGTGATCTCCGCAGCCCTGTTCTCGGCTCTGGGCACCCTGCTCACGTCCTCCTTCTCCCTCGCCCTGCTGGACTTCGCCAATTTCAATTACCACTCCCCCGCGGAGGGCCTGGGCACGTTGGCCGCGGCGCTGATCGCCGCCGGCGTCTGGCTGGTGTGGTGCTGGTCCCGGGGCATCCCGCATTCCTCCACACACGCACTGTTCGCGGCGCTGGCCGGGGCGCTCTTGGGCTCGGCCATGATCCATCCGCACGACGCCCTCGGCGTCCCGCTGATCCTGCTCGGCGGCGTGCTGATCCCCATCGTGCTGACGCCAGCGCTCGCTTTTGGCGCCTCCTTCCTCCTGACCATCCCGGCCACGTGGCTGGTCCGTCACTCCACGTCGGCGCGCGTGACCACCATGAGCCGCGCCGGCCAGTCGATCATGTCCATGGCCGTCGCCCTCGGCAACGGACTCCAGGACGGCCAGCGGAACGCCGCCGTGATGACGTTGGCCGCCGTCATGTACACCTCCGGCACGGCGGCCGAGGCCACCATCCCCTTCTGGGCCCCACTCGCCGCGGCTATGTGCATGGGGCTCGGGGCGCTCGGTGGCGGCTGGCGGATCGCCCACACCATCGGGTACCGCATGGTTCGGTTCGACCCGCTGCGCGGCGCCGTGGCCCAAGGCGTGTCCGCGACGATGCTGTTTGCCGGCTCGCTCGTCCTGCACCTGCCGCTCTCCACCACGCAGGCGGTGACCAGCGCCGTCGTCGGCGCGGGTGCCAACCAGCGCTTTGAATCCGTGCACTGGGGGCGCATCGGGCGCCTCCTCGGCTACTGGGTGGTGGGTCCCGCGCTCTGCGCCGTCGGCGGCTGGGTCCTCTATCTCGCGCTGCACCCCCTGACGGGCTGA
- the pstS gene encoding phosphate ABC transporter substrate-binding protein PstS, translated as MKKLSFAKSAAVLSVAALALTACGGSNNPTPENTGGEANGGGSLSGTISGGGASSQEAAMTAWIDGFRSVESGATVQYNPVGSGSGREGFLAEQYIFAGSDAAMDAEELEASQQVCGPDGAFHIPGYISPVAVAFNLEGIDSLNLDAETIAGIFAGEITTWNDAAIADQNPDADLPDTPITVVHRADSSGTTENFTDYLAAAAADTWTWGVVEDWPQEIVAENAQGTQGVVGQVTATDGAITYSDASAVGDLGTVAVKVGEEYVPYSAEAAAKAVENSNPVEGAAENDMAVELDRNTTAEGSYPIVLVSYHIYCNEYADQETADLVKAFAEYVVSEDGQSTAEGSAGNAPISDSLRERALESISGIGVQG; from the coding sequence GTGAAGAAGCTGAGCTTCGCCAAGTCCGCGGCAGTACTTTCCGTCGCCGCTCTGGCCCTGACCGCCTGCGGCGGCTCGAACAACCCGACGCCCGAAAACACTGGCGGCGAGGCCAACGGCGGCGGCTCGCTGTCCGGCACCATCAGCGGCGGCGGCGCTTCCTCGCAGGAAGCGGCCATGACCGCGTGGATCGACGGCTTCCGCTCCGTCGAGTCCGGCGCGACCGTTCAGTACAACCCCGTCGGCTCCGGCTCCGGCCGCGAGGGCTTCCTGGCCGAGCAGTACATCTTCGCAGGCTCCGACGCCGCCATGGACGCCGAGGAGCTGGAAGCCTCGCAGCAGGTCTGCGGCCCCGACGGCGCCTTCCACATCCCGGGCTACATCTCCCCGGTGGCCGTGGCCTTCAACCTCGAGGGCATTGACTCCCTGAACCTCGACGCCGAGACCATCGCGGGCATCTTCGCCGGCGAGATCACCACCTGGAACGACGCCGCCATCGCGGACCAGAACCCGGACGCCGACCTGCCGGACACCCCGATCACCGTGGTGCACCGCGCTGACTCCTCCGGCACCACCGAGAACTTCACCGACTACCTGGCCGCTGCCGCCGCCGACACCTGGACGTGGGGCGTCGTTGAGGACTGGCCGCAGGAGATCGTCGCTGAGAACGCCCAGGGCACCCAGGGCGTCGTCGGCCAGGTCACCGCCACGGACGGTGCGATCACCTACTCCGACGCCTCCGCCGTGGGCGATCTGGGCACCGTCGCCGTCAAGGTCGGCGAAGAGTACGTCCCGTACTCCGCCGAGGCCGCGGCCAAGGCCGTGGAGAACTCCAACCCGGTCGAGGGCGCTGCCGAGAACGACATGGCCGTGGAACTGGACCGCAACACCACCGCCGAGGGCTCCTACCCGATCGTGCTGGTTTCCTACCACATCTACTGCAACGAGTACGCGGATCAGGAAACCGCCGACTTGGTGAAGGCCTTCGCCGAGTACGTCGTGTCCGAGGACGGCCAGAGCACCGCCGAGGGATCCGCCGGCAACGCGCCGATCTCCGACTCCCTCCGCGAGCGCGCTCTCGAGTCCATCTCGGGCATCGGCGTCCAGGGCTAA
- the chrA gene encoding chromate efflux transporter — MSTRERDPSLPLPPGTVREVFGAFLLLGLTSFGGPVAHLGYFREAFVERRRWLTDAAYADVVALCQFLPGPASSQVGMALGLQRAGLPGLIAAWVGFTLPSAVLLVAFAFGVAALGDAAGTGWIAGLKAAAVAVVAHAVIAMARTLAPDARRAGLAAAGAVVVLLAPHPGVQVAVIVAGALAGLALMRGPAAPDAGTLGVHVSRPVAVGALALFAVLLAGLPIAAAVTGNGAVALAETFYRAGSLVFGGGHVVLPLLEADMVPTSLVDRDAFLAGYGAAQAVPGPLFTFAGFLGASTTTGPTGLLGAGIALLAIFLPAALLTVGVLPFWDRLRQAPKARAALAGVNAVVVGILGAALYDPVFTAGITSAATMALAVAVFAAQRVFSLPAWAAVLGAGLVGWVFL, encoded by the coding sequence ATGAGCACCCGTGAACGCGACCCCAGCCTCCCGCTCCCGCCCGGAACGGTGCGGGAGGTCTTCGGAGCTTTCCTGCTCCTAGGGTTGACCTCCTTTGGTGGCCCGGTCGCGCACTTGGGGTACTTCCGCGAGGCGTTCGTCGAGCGTCGCCGCTGGCTCACGGACGCCGCCTATGCGGACGTCGTGGCCCTCTGTCAGTTCCTGCCCGGCCCGGCGTCCAGCCAAGTGGGTATGGCCCTGGGTTTGCAGCGGGCGGGGCTGCCCGGGCTGATCGCCGCGTGGGTCGGCTTCACGCTGCCCTCGGCCGTGCTGCTCGTGGCGTTCGCGTTTGGCGTCGCGGCGCTGGGAGACGCCGCGGGGACCGGTTGGATAGCGGGCTTGAAGGCCGCCGCGGTCGCCGTCGTCGCCCACGCGGTCATCGCGATGGCGCGCACGCTGGCCCCCGACGCGCGGCGCGCGGGCCTCGCCGCTGCCGGCGCCGTCGTCGTCCTCCTCGCCCCTCACCCGGGCGTTCAGGTGGCCGTGATCGTGGCCGGAGCGCTCGCCGGGCTGGCCCTGATGCGCGGGCCTGCGGCGCCCGACGCCGGGACGCTCGGGGTGCACGTGAGCCGTCCCGTCGCCGTGGGCGCGCTGGCGCTCTTTGCTGTTCTGCTCGCGGGGCTGCCGATCGCGGCGGCCGTGACCGGAAATGGGGCCGTGGCGCTGGCGGAGACGTTCTACCGCGCGGGCTCGCTTGTGTTCGGCGGAGGCCACGTGGTGCTGCCCCTGTTGGAGGCGGACATGGTGCCCACGTCGCTCGTGGACCGGGACGCGTTCTTGGCGGGATATGGTGCGGCCCAAGCCGTGCCGGGCCCGCTCTTCACGTTCGCCGGGTTCTTGGGTGCCAGCACGACGACGGGGCCCACCGGCCTGCTCGGAGCCGGGATCGCGCTGCTGGCGATCTTCCTGCCCGCCGCCCTGCTTACGGTGGGCGTTCTGCCCTTCTGGGATCGGTTGCGGCAGGCGCCAAAGGCCCGTGCCGCGCTCGCCGGAGTCAACGCGGTGGTGGTGGGGATTCTCGGCGCTGCCCTCTATGACCCGGTGTTTACGGCCGGGATCACCTCGGCGGCCACGATGGCGCTGGCGGTGGCGGTCTTCGCCGCGCAGCGGGTGTTCTCCCTGCCCGCCTGGGCCGCCGTCCTCGGGGCGGGGCTGGTGGGGTGGGTGTTCCTCTGA
- a CDS encoding ATP-binding cassette domain-containing protein, whose protein sequence is MDAELAVEAHGLVKRFGATTAVDGIDLLIPRGGIYGVLGPNGAGKTTALRMLATLLKPDGGSARVLGHDVFTDPQRIREEVALTGQFASLDEDLTGLENLVLLGRLYGFQAAAAKARGLDLLEAFGLTEAANRQVKKYSGGMRRRLDIAGSLIVTPKLMFLDEPTTGIDPRSRNQMWDIIRTLVDGGTTILLTTQYLEEADQLANRLAVIDHGRVIAEGTPGQLKAQVGSGALTVRVIDPDDRPRAEAVLDAALGVDVVRESDPAALSTTITAGQSPAKALAALEEAGLEIESFALGQPSLDEVFLALTGKPAEERTPAESHESAATQEGR, encoded by the coding sequence ATGGACGCAGAACTGGCCGTTGAGGCCCACGGCCTCGTGAAACGCTTCGGCGCCACCACGGCCGTCGACGGCATTGACCTGCTGATCCCGCGCGGCGGGATCTACGGCGTCCTCGGCCCCAACGGGGCCGGGAAGACGACGGCGTTGCGCATGCTCGCGACGCTCCTGAAGCCGGACGGAGGAAGCGCCCGCGTGCTGGGGCATGACGTGTTCACCGACCCGCAGCGGATCCGCGAGGAGGTGGCCCTGACCGGACAGTTCGCCTCCCTCGACGAGGATCTGACCGGCCTCGAGAACCTCGTGCTCTTGGGGCGTCTCTACGGCTTCCAGGCCGCCGCGGCCAAGGCCCGCGGGCTGGACCTGCTGGAGGCCTTCGGTCTCACCGAGGCGGCGAACCGCCAAGTCAAGAAGTACTCGGGCGGGATGCGGCGGCGGCTGGACATTGCCGGCTCCCTCATCGTCACCCCCAAGCTCATGTTCCTCGATGAGCCCACCACGGGCATCGATCCGCGCAGTCGCAATCAGATGTGGGACATCATCCGCACGCTGGTGGATGGTGGCACCACGATCCTGCTCACCACCCAATACCTCGAAGAGGCGGACCAGCTGGCCAATCGCCTCGCGGTGATCGACCACGGCCGCGTCATTGCCGAGGGCACGCCAGGCCAGCTCAAGGCTCAGGTGGGCTCCGGGGCCCTCACGGTGCGCGTCATCGATCCCGATGACCGGCCGCGCGCGGAGGCGGTTCTGGACGCGGCGCTGGGCGTCGACGTCGTCCGGGAGTCTGATCCGGCGGCCCTCTCCACCACCATCACGGCGGGGCAGAGCCCCGCCAAGGCCCTCGCCGCACTGGAGGAGGCCGGTCTGGAGATCGAATCCTTTGCCCTCGGCCAACCCAGCCTGGACGAGGTGTTTCTGGCGCTCACCGGCAAACCTGCCGAGGAGCGCACCCCTGCCGAATCCCACGAGTCCGCCGCAACGCAGGAGGGGCGATGA
- a CDS encoding VOC family protein, with amino-acid sequence MNALGQQAHFITLSTPDLEAARDFYVVGLGWEPLLDVPGEIIFFQIAPGTVLGFFDALKFGQDLGHEPATQGAHGASGMTLAHNVGTRGEVAGVVRTMQAAGGRVVTSPREGAFGGIFHAHVADPNGVIWEVAHNPGWSIDDDGGVNLS; translated from the coding sequence ATGAACGCCCTTGGCCAGCAGGCCCACTTCATCACCCTGTCGACCCCTGATCTGGAGGCCGCCCGTGATTTCTACGTGGTGGGCCTCGGTTGGGAGCCCCTGCTGGATGTCCCCGGGGAGATCATCTTCTTTCAAATCGCCCCGGGCACGGTGCTGGGGTTCTTCGACGCCCTGAAGTTCGGTCAGGACCTAGGCCACGAGCCGGCCACGCAGGGTGCCCACGGAGCCAGCGGCATGACGCTGGCGCACAACGTGGGCACGCGTGGCGAGGTGGCCGGCGTCGTGCGGACGATGCAGGCCGCCGGAGGGCGGGTGGTGACCTCGCCGCGGGAGGGGGCCTTCGGCGGGATTTTCCATGCGCACGTGGCAGACCCCAACGGCGTCATCTGGGAGGTGGCCCACAACCCGGGCTGGTCAATCGACGACGACGGCGGCGTTAACCTCAGCTGA
- a CDS encoding ABC transporter permease — MSTETHHEAARVSSVLLPEAERPRPAGAISSSITYGWRALLKIKHIPEQLFDVTVFPIMMTVMFSTIFGGALAGGIGDYIQWLIPGVFVQTLVMITMYTGLTLNRDISKGVFDRFRSLPVWRPSQLVGALLGDQVRYTIAGVIILVVGFLMGFRPAGGLTGVVLSFLLLLVFSFCLSWVWTMVALLMRTEQAAMGVSMFILMPLTFVSNIFVDPRTMPDWLQGFVEVNPVSVIVATIRDLMGGVYDAGSILLVLVYCAVLVAVFGPISMYLYNRKS, encoded by the coding sequence ATGAGCACCGAGACCCATCACGAGGCCGCCCGGGTCAGCAGCGTCCTGCTCCCCGAGGCGGAACGGCCACGGCCGGCCGGCGCCATCAGCTCCTCCATCACGTACGGCTGGCGCGCCCTCCTGAAAATCAAACACATTCCGGAGCAGCTGTTCGACGTCACGGTCTTCCCCATCATGATGACCGTCATGTTCTCCACCATCTTTGGCGGGGCACTGGCCGGCGGCATCGGCGACTACATTCAGTGGCTCATCCCCGGCGTCTTCGTCCAAACGCTGGTGATGATCACCATGTACACGGGCCTGACCCTGAACCGGGACATCTCCAAGGGAGTCTTCGACCGGTTCCGCTCCCTGCCGGTGTGGCGTCCCTCCCAGTTAGTCGGGGCGTTGCTGGGGGATCAAGTGCGGTACACCATCGCCGGCGTCATCATCTTGGTGGTCGGCTTCCTCATGGGCTTCCGTCCGGCAGGCGGTCTCACCGGAGTCGTCCTTTCCTTCCTGTTGCTGTTGGTGTTCAGCTTCTGCCTGTCCTGGGTCTGGACCATGGTGGCGTTGTTGATGCGCACGGAACAGGCGGCCATGGGGGTGTCCATGTTCATCCTCATGCCGCTGACCTTCGTTTCCAACATCTTCGTGGATCCGCGCACCATGCCGGACTGGCTGCAGGGATTCGTCGAGGTCAACCCGGTGAGCGTGATCGTCGCGACGATTCGGGACCTCATGGGCGGTGTGTACGACGCCGGTTCGATCCTGCTGGTTCTGGTCTACTGCGCGGTCTTGGTGGCGGTCTTTGGCCCCATTTCGATGTACCTCTATAACCGCAAGAGCTGA
- a CDS encoding iron chaperone, producing the protein MANISSVDEFLSGFDGPARARLQELRDLSRRAAPKAAEDVRWNQPAYLHASGTILFMFSGHRAHANMAFTPSTLEEFRPEMGTRKVGKGTVQVPYAEPLPTELLTRMIQHRIAEHERDGIGWM; encoded by the coding sequence ATGGCGAACATCTCAAGCGTGGACGAGTTTCTCTCCGGATTCGACGGCCCGGCCCGCGCCCGGCTGCAGGAACTGCGGGACCTGAGCCGGCGGGCGGCACCGAAAGCCGCCGAGGATGTGCGGTGGAATCAGCCCGCCTACCTGCACGCCAGCGGCACCATCCTGTTCATGTTCTCCGGTCACCGGGCCCACGCCAACATGGCCTTCACACCGAGCACGCTGGAGGAGTTTCGGCCGGAGATGGGGACCCGAAAGGTCGGCAAGGGCACCGTCCAAGTTCCCTACGCGGAACCGCTGCCCACCGAACTGCTCACCCGCATGATCCAGCACCGGATCGCCGAGCATGAGCGGGACGGCATCGGCTGGATGTAG